Genomic window (Magnolia sinica isolate HGM2019 chromosome 10, MsV1, whole genome shotgun sequence):
GCATCGTCGATCACTTTGCGAAGCTTGATCTCAAGATCCGTGCATGCTATGACCGGTATTTCGATCTAAGTACTGAAACCTTAGCTTGGATGATGGCCGTTGATGGTTCATTCGTATTGGAGTTTCTCCAAATCTACGGTGGTGATAAAATGGCCGATGATCTCACTAGGGTCTCTTCGAGGATGTCCCAAGTGATCGATTACACTGGAAAGAGCACGACCCATAATGCCATCCTTAGGGATATTATCATGTTAGAGAACCAAATCCCACTTTTTATACTCAAACAGCTCATGGGCTATTGCAAACGTGAAAACCCTAATGAAGCATTAGCCATGATGTTAATGGGTCTTTGTggatctctctctccttttaaaaGGGTGGGTGATTTTCCACATAGTCAAAATGAAATCCTACAAATGGGTCATTTGCTCGAACTTCTTTATCATGTATGTGTGCCAAAAATAGAAGAAATACGCGCTGAAGATGAAACGGTGGCCAAAGAAAATCCGTATTCTTTCAGGCGAGTCTTCTATTGGATGCAAGTGCTTATATGTTCCCCACTCTCACGGCATCTTCGACGGGTCTTCACATCGAGATTGTTGAAATCTATACTAAAATTTCCATTCAAAATCATCCGTAAGATTCGCATGCCTTCCTCTGCAAGAAACATCGTGAATGAAGTTGCAACCTTTGAGCTGAAACAAGCCACCCAGCACGATATCGAGAGCAATCCAAATCCAACAGTGCGTCCATTGTTGGAGGAGATCATGATCCCAAGTGTGTCCCAGCTCTCGACTGCCGGTATTCGACTTTCTGCCACTAAAGGTGACATAAGTTCTATAAAGTTCGATAATATTTCAGGCACCATTCACCTCCCACGCATCACATTCGATGAGAATACGGAGGTTGTTTTGAGGAATTTAGTAGCGTTTGAAGCCACATCGGCATCTCGGGCCCAAATTTTTACACGTTATGCTGAACTAATGAATGGTATTATCGATACTGAAGAGGACGTGAAATTACTAAGAGAAAAGGGGATTGTAATCAACCATTTGAAAAGTGACCAAGAGGTTGCCGATCGGTGGAATGGGATGACGCGATCATTGTTTCtgacaaaggtggcccacttggataaggTGACCGAAGAGGTGAACAAGTATTATTCGACCAGGTGGAGGGTTATATTTGGGAAGCTGCTGAAGAAGTACGTGTATCGATCATGGCCGTTTCTGACACTGATCGCAGCAAACCTTTTCCTGGCATTGACGTCATTGCAGGCGTTTTGCTCCGTTTATGACTGTGGTGGCATCCAGGTGAAGAATATTGGTGGGGTGATGAACTCAACCCTCGTTTGATTCTGTATGAGCATTGGCTTCCTGTTGTTtatgcactctctctctctctctctctctctctctctctctctgtgtgtgtgtgtgtgtgtgtgtgtgtgtgtgggaggaTGTGCTTAGTCATAAGAGTATGATTCTCATTCCTAATCTGGCACACGTCCAATGTGTCTGTGTAAGATACGGGCAGTTCGTCAGGCTCCCCTACATATATATGGCCCGAAATTGTGGCGATTATGAACATCACCAGAAAAATGGACAGTTGGAAAAATAATGTCTCCTGATCCACTGTAGAATTCGCTTGACCCGAACGATGACTTCGCCAAGATGATTACCCGttcgaaataaataaataaataaataactggcccatttgataaacATCCCAGATCTTGCTTACACGTATCATCATGGCATGTGTTTAGAAAGCATATGAAGAATATTACTCTAGCGAGAAGTCTTTACTGGGTTCATGTTGGAGCATGCGTCAACCATGAGCTATTGTGCGTCTGATCTTATGTTGTATTACGTATACTTCAATTATTTTTTTTCGCACTTGGTTCCACGAAATGATATATCCACCTTATATCAGAATGGTATCTTGTTTCCTAATGTTTAGGGAATTTAATTTTACTGTACTGACCTCGACTTTGGTGAAATTACCTTCGGAGCTACAACATTCTAAATAGCCCAAGAGTGGCCTGACAACTTTTGGATATTGTTTCAGACAAAACTACCCTTGTCCTTGATTTAGAAGTCATACGGTCCAGAAGTGAAGTAGAAATTACCTTCTGTTTCAACCCCCGAGAaagtgacggattggctactctccctgctacccaatggctggtgctcgatGGTTTGTGgcccccaccaccatgtatgtgttttatccatgccatccatatatttttgcagatcattttatggtatgagtccaaaaacgaggtatatcccaatctcaagtggaccacattataggaaacaatgttgaatgagcgtcatagaccattaaaaactttttgggggccatagaagttctggatcaagttgatctttgttttttcccttcatctgtgtctgtaagacctaatcaatagattggatgtcaaataaacagcattgtgggcattaggaggattttaatggtggatatccaatcactactgttttcctctattgtggtccaccttagatttatatccctctcatttttgggatgaagccctaaaatgatctgtaaaaacagatgaacagaatggatgaaacacatacatcatggttgggcccatgacTCGTgacagggtgagtagccaatccgtttcctctcgAGAATACGAAAGCATTTATGAGCTTGGGAAGGGTTGAATGTTGCCTTTATTCACCTTTTacagaccttcttcttcttctttcatttttctagAAAAGTGAAGATCTAGGGACCAACTGCCAGAGAAGGGCGTTGTTTCTCCTTGTCATTTCTCTCGTCTGAAATCCTCTTCCACTACGAGGTtggtattttattttactttagcCATTTACTATAAGGTAAATGAAGATCAGAGTCAAGAAAGTGAGGGTTTTGGTTGTCACATGAAGGGAGCTTACTGTAGAGGTACACTttgatcaaacctccaccattgatagtAGAAAACCACGACTTTACGTTTTCAAACCTCGACCACTGACAgagacaaccacgatccttcatGTTATCAAAACCATGACTCAGACGCACATTGGatcttggttgtcatgttatatggatcgtgcatttcacatgcacatgagtcgtggttatcatgttacataGGTCGTGGCTGGCAGatgatatgggtcatggttgtcatgttataagaaTCGTGCCTTTCACTGGCCtgtgcaaggcccaactcgtttgGCCCATAACCTTGTATCATCATTAtcaggttatatgggtcgtggttgtcacggaaTATAGATCGTGGCTTCCAGTtgatatggatcatggttgtcatgttatatgggtcgtggttttcatgttacactGGTTGTGGTTGTCAGctgatatgggtcatggttgtcacgttacatgggtcgtggttgtcatggtatatggatcatggttggcaACCGCATTCCATGTTggatacaacaacgatccattgttcatcataaccacgacccatgtaacatgacaaccacaatccctAGTGTATTTGAACCACGCCCCATTTTTCATGACAACCAGGACCATGTATGCTTCATAATGATGACCCTTCGTACTGGCCTCGATTCATGGTCCTACCTCTCAAATATTCCGaaggtggccttctgacaaccTTTGTAAAATGTTTCAGACGAAAATGTCCCTTGTCCTTCGATCAGCAGTTGTATGTTTTTAGAGTGCAGAAGAAGTTACCTGTTTTGAATAATGCCTAGAATGTGACATGGACCAAGGCCTTTTTGATCAATGGATCGTGGTTCCATTTAGAGTAGGTCGTGGTCAACAAGCACgacccagtgtgtatgacaaccacaatccagtatgcatgtgaaccacgagaTCACAAgatagggtcgtggttgtcatacacactgggtggtggttcccaaccacgatatattttggatgataactacgacccattgtTCGCCATAtcctgtaatgaccctgaaaattttgtgccaagacccgagtactacctctattttccttggaagcttttggggtaattagcgctaaactcgattgcttgtgaaatttacatcaatcactttaaattggatctgcatgactcaaaatctgtagaatagttggcgctaggttactctgaaatctgggattcaacgctaaatccagttgttcttgggaatttttagaagttctagatcggacctggaccgcgcgtcgaaagtctgatagcgatgatcttaggcagttgtggtcaccatgttggacttggccatcacctcaaaaattaagttcagatgatgttctgggttgatttgatggAGTCCagaatgaagagtgtgagaacggtgagatattaaatgtgattttatgaaatctgtgTCGTGTCGCTtacacgacgattttaagcaatctgaccgttggattttgacccaatttcaccctcggatcagggaaggtggcccaggcatatccttgtgcttgtggacctgatcgagattcggtgaccgttgtattgagtgtggtccgccacggctgatctgaagatccggtcggtacaaaaactcagcttgacctagatccatggtcagtgagcttaagtccgacctttcgtggtaataggcccaccggaagtgcttcgttggatcgagagaggcctgttttggttataccctaagtataccttggccctagggttattttcatcaatgttaggcctatatatagaccttaaaaccctagctctcttttccatacgaatttcctaaccctagctaagaaagagagaggaaaagagagagaaagtgagagagaagttggtgaatcatcttggattctttcctgttcttcttcatccttaaaccatcactttagaattgttattccagcgattctgagttcatctttgggtaagttaacctaaccctaatctgttttagagcttagaatagtccttatgttgttgtagctcatttctactctttctttaggttatcctgtcgccgttgacaaagacatatcgtctgaatcagttcggtgttccatttctagttaaggtgcggactttaatcgtataggttatggtttttaaggctttcaatgttagctaatggtttattcttgctatggatgagatttcacatgccaaatgctatgtttattttgtgtttctgatatgcatgtgttatattgagctttgtgtattctatgtatatgtaggaagtaccgtatacgtataaaatatgcacatgtgtttgccatcaTTATttatcgtgtatgtatgctagatgtatgtgtgacaactccttggcaaaaggaattgttcaaatgtgtgtatttcaacatacgttatgtatattgtattatgtattctaagtgtttgtagaaatgtttgaatgatctaaagtgctacttattaacctaattgcggacgttgagaagcaattctcaatactcctattagtgtgtatgttttcctccatgcaagttacattctttgttgtttaacttctagCATTAtttgtgtgtaaatccatgttcagttgatattcttcaaatgcttccataccatatgatttgggttgttgttccattactattctaaattgtagatatgaatatctgttatagtggaatgtgtgtgagACTATGAGTTAGtctagaaaatcggtaatcggccttaagttcgtggttgaggttgctttcaccacgtaggacgtgattatgtaagtgctatagtttatatccctatttgttgtcaaatttgtggtgccaaaatcactgttatatataacttgcataagtaaagctctctcaaggatcaacattcataaacaagctaagctcacaacaagaaaagctcacaagtacaaggatcaatcttgaatgcaagacttcaagaagagtataaggcagtttgtaaagaactcaagatactttcaagattgagctacatcaagatttcaagattgatctacatcaagacttcaaggctcatacttcaaggtcactagttcctaatgtttcaatgtccttacttcatggttgaggtttgactgaccttaggttgaccttagaagtaggtcactttggatacataaatcgaatgtttattttacataagtttggtctgttcttctactagtcttaggccttctttgactagtcctagagttgcttcgaccagtctaagaaattcctcgatcagtcgtgagtttgttacaaatttcggataaaatctgttaggcttcgactagtccaggaatctgttcgaccagtcgaagaaacagtgtcgactgcatcttcgactagtcgaaaaacctcgactcaaaattcagcgatatttttcaagttcttcgaccagtcgaaggagaccttcgaccagtcgtagaacggtcaaagcttatcgtgcctgatttttcaaatatttgttatggcttcgactagtcgaagagctccctagaccagtcgaagacgcgatctgctcacctataaatagtgcacgaatctcagaagaaatcatcgaattaattaatccattcaagcctatcttcgtcgaacttctgagagataattctgtgctccatctaagctaagtgtgcttatttaatattctctttccttagctttatttaattgattttgtttctgctattccaatctaatttgataagaggaattgttattccttttctttggaatcaaaatcaattaaggcaagccctatttggtttaatttaaaatttattagaattagaaccattgtaattgagtactggacattgaacttggacattcaatcatctactttgatttggttctaccgagctgctacaacgaaggagataatcaggtattttacatttaattgtaaattcctttctgttttggtttctttcaagatttgccagaaaaatcttattgtattggttatatgaggagagccaggaaaactcagaagtggggtttttttaattgtgtaggcccacaaataaagacataattgtaaaggttttaggtgaacctgggaaaacctattttgttagtgaacgctaatatccactatgtgaggatattaggagtggagtagcattctgtgtggctgttgtttaacagttggtgaacacacaagcgaaccactataatcccttgtgttgtggttgaatgatttatacttctgatctttaattattcttttgtgggatgtatgtatggtggtgaatgttgtaatcatttaattcaagcattgtgagaattttgtaatagtttagaatttattttctgctattcctttatcagcttgatattcaatttcctttaaaagttgttccagcaaggttgccctgctatttttatggtgtatggttgtccctagaacaatacatttgtgattacaatttattttaattcaatttgtattttattctgtattcctcttcggtttgagatttgatacaaagatctttctagaaataaggttgtcctaccataaactctggtttttggtgtaaggttatccttagaacaacatttgtatcaacctctcaagatctgaattttgaggttattttactttcttgcattgtgatttattttggctatcatattctttttaattccgctgttataagttttatttggcattgtcctattcaccccccctctagaacatatagctaggccttttcaagtggtatcagagcctaatagctctttttttttttttaattcttggatttaattccttagctaacgatttaagctatttaagatgtcaaattttgatagcctttcagtcactaggtttcagtcactaggcctccaccctttgatggctccaactatacctattggaaagctagaatgaggatcttcctcagatcaatggatgagagtgtgtggcaagccacaacaactgaatggaaacctcctatcatggaagttactggggttgatggttcaaaatctatgaaagtcacaccatattaccaatggaccactcttcagaaaagtgagagtagtgcaaatgctaaagcactaaatgcaattacttgtgcactattaccggatgagttcaaaagaatcatttcctgtgatattgcaaagcaagcttgggatatattagaaatgacacgcgagggtactacaattgtaaaaaaatctaaagtccaactcctcacaaccagatttgaagaaattcatatggaggaaaatgaaatgtttatggacttttacactagattgaatgacattgtaaactcaatgtagggtcttggcgataaaatcccagaaagtaaagtatgtacaaaaatattacgctcacttcctgaacggttcaattctaaagtaaccgcgatccaggaacttcgtgatacggataatatgagggtagaagaactagttggttctctacaaacctacgagttaaactttaaagctcctaaaggtaaatctatcgcactaaaatcttctaaatgtaattcagaagaaaattctgattcagaagatgatatggcttttttagctatgaaattttacaagattttcaaaagcaagaaaagggttgattttcaaaaatcaaatgataaaaagaagtttagacccaaatctcaaaaatctttgaaagatagtcaatgttacaactgtcaagaatatgggcacttagcaaatagatgtcctaaaagggacaaactcaagaagaagggtatgttggctacatgggatgaatcatctgattctgaaggttcttctgaatcagaagattctgaaactgagtcgggcaatgaggttaaagctcttatgactctagccaaattcacattttcagataatgactcaacaagtgaagaaaatctgagtagtgaatgtgaaaatgaaaatgatcttcaagacgcttacaatgccctatataaggaaagttgtaaaattgctgtcaaacttaaacttaaacttcaaaaagaaaagttttctaaactcaaaaaatgttttgaatcacttgtcttagaaaaatcacaaattttagattgttttgaaaaatcaaaatgcggtttggaattcaaaaactccctaattattgatttaaaatctgaaattgagaaacttaaaactgaagtatcttctcttctgagtctaaaggacacatggaaatatgcccaaggtgatccaaagttagaaaaattgttatcaggatcaagaaaatgtggcgatcgatccaggttgggctatgataaaaatctacctcctaaacaaaagtatactcctcctatgtttgttaaaggagagtcctcaaactcaaaagggaaaagtacttatcaatatgtttctagaaattcaaaaacttttcaaaaacctagaggcagccatgttaactttaatcagaaacgaaatccactagctgaaaagatagttgatttactcaaggagttcTTAAAacctaactctataggtcattcctacaaatatacacaaaagaagaccaactatgttcctaaacccaaaacagttatgaaatggcttcctaaagttacctgcttggttgctcacactgctttcaaagcaacatgtcattcaaagtggtacctagacagtggatgctccaggcatatgacaggtgacaaagctttattcacggatctgaaagatatgactgatggatcagtcacatttggtgatggtagcaactgcaagattataggccaaggtatggttcaactttttaatcttcctgtgtttaaaaatgttttatatgttgaaggcttaaaacataacttgcttagcatatctcaaatatgtgataataaccataatgttcggttttctaatcaaagctgtgagatactaaacaataagggttctgtaatattaactggacgtagaacgtctgaaaattgttatattattagcgaatccagctcatctaatcaaacatgttacatggtccatacagacgagactgatttatggcacaaacgtcttggacatgtacattattgaaatttatatagattgagcaaacgagaacttataagaggtttacccaaacttcagaaattagccaaaatatgtggtgagtgccagataggcaaacaaacaaagaactcacacaaaaaggtgaattcaaatgccacatcaagaccactcgaagtTCTCCACGTGGATCTGATAgcacctaccagaacagaaagtcgtggtgggaaaaagtatatcctggtaatagttgatgactttaccagattcacttggctagtcttcttaagggataaatctgaaacctttgaagaagtaagaaaagttttcaaaaggattcaaactgaaaaatcttctcaaatcagtaaaattcgtagtgatcatggatctgaatttgagaatagcaattttgagaagttctgtaccgaccaaggaatattacatgaattctctgctcctaaaactccacaacaaaatggaattttagaaagaaagaatagggtgcttc
Coding sequences:
- the LOC131217544 gene encoding putative UPF0481 protein At3g02645, with translation MDSHPTFDQHRWVTRIRETLAQEHDHDRSDDDIETPVSIFSVSKSLMVTKPEAYIPQHVAIGPYHQWRIEVYEMERYKFIAARMLQEHLRGITIEGIVDHFAKLDLKIRACYDRYFDLSTETLAWMMAVDGSFVLEFLQIYGGDKMADDLTRVSSRMSQVIDYTGKSTTHNAILRDIIMLENQIPLFILKQLMGYCKRENPNEALAMMLMGLCGSLSPFKRVGDFPHSQNEILQMGHLLELLYHVCVPKIEEIRAEDETVAKENPYSFRRVFYWMQVLICSPLSRHLRRVFTSRLLKSILKFPFKIIRKIRMPSSARNIVNEVATFELKQATQHDIESNPNPTVRPLLEEIMIPSVSQLSTAGIRLSATKGDISSIKFDNISGTIHLPRITFDENTEVVLRNLVAFEATSASRAQIFTRYAELMNGIIDTEEDVKLLREKGIVINHLKSDQEVADRWNGMTRSLFLTKVAHLDKVTEEVNKYYSTRWRVIFGKLLKKYVYRSWPFLTLIAANLFLALTSLQAFCSVYDCGGIQVKNIGGVMNSTLV